A genomic region of Anaerolineae bacterium contains the following coding sequences:
- a CDS encoding cation transporter: MNHNHQTRSDTGQLKIAFFLNLGFTLLEIIGGVWTNSMAIVADALHDLGDSLSLGMAWFLEQYAQKEHDNQYS, from the coding sequence TTGAATCACAATCACCAAACCCGGAGCGATACCGGCCAGCTCAAAATTGCCTTTTTCCTCAACCTCGGCTTTACTCTTTTAGAAATCATTGGCGGCGTATGGACCAACAGTATGGCCATTGTGGCCGACGCTTTGCATGATTTGGGCGACAGCCTTTCGTTGGGCATGGCCTGGTTTTTGGAGCAATACGCGCAAAAAGAACACGACAACCAATATTCGTAA